AAATAATTCATACAAAAAGTCGCTTTCTCTTACATAAGGAAAGCGGCTTTTCAGGTTGATTTCCCCCTTTTTATCAAGCTTTTACTTTTGAAAATATTGTTGACTATTCAGTTGAACTGTATTATGTTTTTATTAAGTTAAACTATATAGTTGAACTGAAGAGAGGGTGAGGGTATGAAACATAAATTATTACCGTTGTCTGAAACGATGCATTATATTTTATTAGCTCTGCGTGAACCACTCCATGGCTATGCCGTCATGCAGAAAATAGAAAAGATAAGTAACGGTACTGTTATGTTAGCAGCCGGTACACTATACGGTGCGATTGAAAACTTGAATAAGCATGGTTGGATTGAACCTGTTGGAGAGTCAGGCCGGAGAAAAGTTTATATGATAACTGCGGAAGGAAGCACCATTTTGAAAATGGAACAAAACAGGTTATTGCATATTTTATCCCTGTACGAAGGAAGTGAATCAAATGAAGAAAATGAAGATGTTTTTTGATATTGAAAAAGAGGAGCAATGGCTGAACGAGCAATTACAAAAGGGTTATCGTTGTACCAATATTAGCGGATTAGGGATATATTCTTTCAAAAAAACTGACAAGAGATATGTGATGCGACTGGATTATCAGGATTATTTGCCTAAGAAAAAGTTGGTCGAATACAAAGGGATATATGAAGACTTCGGTTGGATGTATATAAATGGATCCTGGCTTAGCGGAATACGATATTGGCAAAAAGAGGATGATGGTCAAAATGAAATCTTCTCGGATCGCCAATCAAAGTGTCATTATTATAAAAGATTGATGAATTATTCTTCTGGTTTAGGTTTACTGTGTTTGTTTTTTTCTTACATGATTTACAAGGATTCAGGTTTATATTTAACTGAAGGTCTTTGGAGTATGAAAGGTGCATGGTTTTGGAAAGCATTTTTATTTGAAACTCCATTTGCTCTTTTGAGGTTGCTTCCCGCCCTTATGTTTGCTTTCTTTGCCAGCAGTTACTACAAAGCGTATCGAAAGCATTCAATGTTAAAAGAACAATAATGAGAACATGCATTTACCACAGTCAGGCGCGCTTCTTTCATTCGTGGCTGAAATTCAGAAATCACAACATATCGCCGAAAGCCTCTTCAAGAATGTCTTGATCATGATCTAGACGAAATCCTTCTAAAACCTAGTTACTTCTGGACAGTGGAATAAAAGCATGAAAAAAGAACCCATGAAACCTTTACATGACAGGGTTCATGGGTTCTTTTATTGAAATGAACATCAAAACGAAGCGGGTTACACGCTGTTACGCTTCTTCAGCTTCAATCACTCTGGATTGATCATTGAATACATCTGTATCAATTTCCTTTGTGATCTTACTGGTAATAAGGCCTGATGTCATGCTTCCGCTGACATTCAGAGCAGTACGCCCCATGTCGATTAAAGGTTCGATTGAGATTAATAAACCAGCGAGCGCCACGGGCATATTTAATGATGATAAAACAAGAAGCGCTGCGAATGTCGCTCCGCCGCCAACTCCGGCAACACCGAAGGAGCTGATGGCCACGACTGCGATAACTGTGATGAGAAACACCGGATCGAACGGATTCTGGCCGATCGTCGGGGCAATCATCATTGCCAGCATCGCAGGATAAATGCCTGCGCATCCATTTTGCCCGATCGAAAGGCCAAACGAACCGGCAAAGTTGGCGATTCCTTCCGAGACGCCCATGCTTCTCTGTGTTTTAATATTCAAAGGCAAAGCACCCGCGCTTGAGCGTGATGTAAATGCAAATACAAGTACAGGCAGCGCTTTTTTCAAATAAACAATCGGGTTCAAGCCGCTGAACGTCAGCAACAGCAAATGTATGATAAACATAGCGATTAACGCGGCATACGAAGCAACCACAAACATACCTAATTTCAAAATGCTGTCTATATCACTCGTTGCGATCGTTTTGGTCATAATTGCCAGCACTCCATAAGGCGTCAGGCGCAAAATAAGGGTGACGACACGCATGACAATGGCATAAACGGCATCAACCAGCTTTTTAAACGTTTCCGCCTGTTCCGGCTGTTTACGTTTTACGCCGAGGAATGCCATTCCAAGAAAAGCCGCAAAAATAACGACAGCGATTGTTGAAGTCGGTCTAGCTCCTGTAAAATCTAAAAACGGGTTTCCCGGCAGCAGTTCCACAATCTGCTGCGGCAGCGTTTTTGCTGCCATATCCTCTGATTTCTGCTCAAGCTCCTGTCCCCGCGAAAGCTCGGTATCTCCTTGGTCAACCTGGATCGCCTGCAAATCAAAAGAAAGCGCGGACGCAATACCGACAGCTGCTGCTACAGCTGTTGTTGCCACTAAAATCCCGATAATTAAACCACTGATTTTCCCAAGATTTTTTGTCAGTTTCAGCTTTGTAAATGCACCGAGAATTGAAATAAAGACGAGAGGCATAACAACCATTTGAAGCAATTTGACATATCCGCCCCCGGCAATATTAAACCAGTCGGCTGTTTGAATGACTATATTTGAAGTCGGGCCGTAAATCAGCTGAAGCGCAAATCCGAATACAATCCCCAGCCCCAACGCAGTAAATACACGTTTAGAGAAGGAAACATGTTTTTTCTGCATAGCAAAAAGCCCTAAGATAAGTAACAATAAAATAAATACATGTAATACGACTAGTAAAGTCTCCAAAGCAGGTAAACTCTCCCTTCAAATTTTCTTTTTTACTATATTACACTAATTCCGATAGGTCAAGTACGAATTGTTTTAGCTTATGCCC
The Bacillus vallismortis genome window above contains:
- a CDS encoding PadR family transcriptional regulator, producing the protein MKHKLLPLSETMHYILLALREPLHGYAVMQKIEKISNGTVMLAAGTLYGAIENLNKHGWIEPVGESGRRKVYMITAEGSTILKMEQNRLLHILSLYEGSESNEENEDVF
- a CDS encoding DUF2812 domain-containing protein, yielding MKKMKMFFDIEKEEQWLNEQLQKGYRCTNISGLGIYSFKKTDKRYVMRLDYQDYLPKKKLVEYKGIYEDFGWMYINGSWLSGIRYWQKEDDGQNEIFSDRQSKCHYYKRLMNYSSGLGLLCLFFSYMIYKDSGLYLTEGLWSMKGAWFWKAFLFETPFALLRLLPALMFAFFASSYYKAYRKHSMLKEQ
- the tcyP gene encoding L-cystine transporter TcyP; its protein translation is METLLVVLHVFILLLLILGLFAMQKKHVSFSKRVFTALGLGIVFGFALQLIYGPTSNIVIQTADWFNIAGGGYVKLLQMVVMPLVFISILGAFTKLKLTKNLGKISGLIIGILVATTAVAAAVGIASALSFDLQAIQVDQGDTELSRGQELEQKSEDMAAKTLPQQIVELLPGNPFLDFTGARPTSTIAVVIFAAFLGMAFLGVKRKQPEQAETFKKLVDAVYAIVMRVVTLILRLTPYGVLAIMTKTIATSDIDSILKLGMFVVASYAALIAMFIIHLLLLTFSGLNPIVYLKKALPVLVFAFTSRSSAGALPLNIKTQRSMGVSEGIANFAGSFGLSIGQNGCAGIYPAMLAMMIAPTIGQNPFDPVFLITVIAVVAISSFGVAGVGGGATFAALLVLSSLNMPVALAGLLISIEPLIDMGRTALNVSGSMTSGLITSKITKEIDTDVFNDQSRVIEAEEA